One window of Bacteroides sp. AN502(2024) genomic DNA carries:
- a CDS encoding patatin-like phospholipase family protein, translated as MKKQIFSTFILSIGLLLPFSLHSQEQRKKVGVVLSGGGAKGIAHIKALQVIEEAGIPIDYIAGTSMGAIVGGLYAIGYTPEQLDSMVRKQDWTFLLSDRIKRSAMSLTDREQSEKYTVSIPFTKRPKDTATGGIMKGQNLANLFSDLTVGYHDSIDFNKLPIPFACVAANVVNGEQIVFHNGILSTAMRASMAIPGVFTPVRQDSMVLVDGGIVNNYPVDVVKAMGADIIIGVDVQNALKKADKLNSVPDILGQIVDITCQSNHEKNVDLTDTYIRVNVDGYSSASFTPAAIDTLMRRGEEAAKDQWGSLLALKKKIGIAEDYIPKPHGPYSSLSNARTIYVTDISFSGVEMNDKKWLMKKCKLEENSEISTQQIEQALYQLRGSQSYSSASYTLKETPEGYHLNFLLQEKYERRINLGIRFDSEEIASLLVNATADLKTHIPSRLALTGRLGKRYAARIDYTLEPMQQRNFNFSYMFQYNDINIYEEGDRAYNTTYKYHLAEFGFSDVWYKNFRFGLGLRFEYYKYKDFLFKKPEISDLKVESEHFLSYFAQVQYNTYDKGRFPSKGSDFRAAYSLYTDNMAQYNEHAPFSALNASWASVIPVTRRFSIIPSIYGRILIGKNFPYPLQNAIGGDVPGFYIPQQLPFAGVTNPELMDNTLMIASIKFRQRMGAIHYLTLTGNYGLTNSTFFDILKGKQLFGISAGYGMDSIFGPLEISLGYSNQTDKGSCFVNLGYYF; from the coding sequence ATGAAAAAACAAATCTTTTCAACATTCATTTTATCCATTGGCTTATTATTGCCTTTTTCTTTGCATTCTCAAGAGCAAAGAAAAAAAGTAGGTGTTGTTCTAAGCGGTGGCGGTGCCAAAGGAATAGCACACATCAAAGCACTGCAAGTGATCGAAGAAGCCGGAATTCCGATCGACTATATAGCCGGTACCAGTATGGGAGCCATCGTAGGCGGTCTTTACGCCATCGGTTATACTCCGGAACAATTGGACAGTATGGTACGGAAACAAGATTGGACATTCCTGTTGAGTGATCGTATCAAAAGAAGCGCCATGTCATTAACAGATCGTGAGCAATCTGAAAAATATACAGTCTCTATCCCTTTTACCAAAAGGCCCAAAGATACCGCTACCGGAGGAATCATGAAAGGACAGAATCTGGCTAATCTATTTTCAGATCTTACCGTGGGGTATCATGACTCGATCGACTTTAATAAACTTCCCATTCCTTTTGCCTGTGTGGCTGCCAATGTTGTCAACGGAGAGCAAATCGTATTCCACAACGGAATACTTTCTACTGCCATGCGCGCCAGCATGGCTATCCCCGGTGTATTCACTCCGGTACGGCAAGACAGCATGGTGTTAGTGGACGGTGGTATTGTAAACAACTATCCGGTGGATGTAGTGAAAGCAATGGGAGCCGATATTATCATCGGAGTAGACGTGCAGAATGCTCTAAAGAAGGCCGACAAGCTCAATAGCGTCCCCGACATTCTGGGTCAGATTGTAGACATCACTTGTCAATCTAACCATGAGAAGAATGTAGACCTTACCGATACCTACATCCGTGTCAATGTAGACGGATATTCATCTGCCAGTTTTACTCCGGCTGCTATTGATACGCTGATGCGAAGAGGCGAAGAAGCTGCAAAAGACCAATGGGGTTCGTTGCTTGCCTTAAAAAAGAAAATAGGAATAGCCGAAGACTACATTCCGAAACCACACGGTCCCTATTCCTCTCTTTCCAATGCACGCACTATTTATGTAACAGACATTTCATTTTCGGGAGTAGAAATGAATGACAAAAAATGGCTGATGAAGAAATGTAAACTGGAAGAAAATAGTGAAATTTCCACTCAACAAATAGAACAGGCCCTGTATCAGTTACGTGGCAGTCAGTCCTATTCCAGTGCTAGTTATACGTTGAAAGAAACACCTGAAGGTTATCACCTCAACTTCCTGTTGCAGGAAAAATATGAAAGAAGAATCAATCTGGGCATCCGTTTCGACTCGGAAGAGATCGCATCTTTGTTGGTCAATGCAACGGCAGACCTCAAAACTCATATTCCTTCCCGATTGGCTCTTACCGGTCGGTTGGGCAAACGATATGCCGCCCGCATAGACTACACGTTGGAACCCATGCAACAACGTAATTTCAACTTCTCGTATATGTTCCAATACAACGATATCAATATTTACGAGGAAGGCGACCGCGCCTATAATACAACGTATAAATATCATTTGGCCGAATTCGGTTTCTCCGATGTATGGTACAAGAATTTCCGTTTCGGACTCGGTCTGCGTTTCGAATATTACAAGTACAAGGATTTCCTGTTCAAGAAACCTGAAATCTCCGACCTGAAAGTGGAATCGGAACATTTTTTAAGTTATTTTGCCCAAGTACAATATAATACTTATGATAAAGGACGCTTCCCTTCTAAAGGAAGTGACTTCAGAGCCGCCTACTCGCTCTATACGGATAACATGGCACAATACAATGAACACGCTCCATTTTCAGCACTGAATGCTTCGTGGGCAAGTGTGATCCCTGTGACCCGTCGTTTCTCCATCATTCCTTCCATTTATGGACGTATCCTGATTGGAAAAAATTTTCCTTATCCGTTGCAAAATGCCATTGGCGGTGACGTACCCGGCTTCTATATTCCACAGCAATTACCGTTTGCCGGTGTTACCAATCCGGAGTTAATGGACAACACCCTTATGATCGCCTCTATTAAATTCAGACAACGCATGGGAGCCATTCATTATCTCACGCTGACGGGTAATTACGGGCTAACGAATAGCACTTTCTTCGATATATTAAAAGGTAAGCAATTATTCGGCATCAGTGCAGGCTACGGAATGGACAGTATCTTCGGACCGTTGGAAATATCGTTGGGATACTCCAATCAGACGGACAAAGGAAGTTGCTTTGTAAATTTAGGATATTATTTCTAA
- a CDS encoding HU family DNA-binding protein — protein MSVQFELYKTPMPKERKNKVRYHARPISFETVNTEKLAYRIHNRCSLSPSDIIATLEELKYEVAQCLKEGKKVHIEGLGYLQITLSCKEEIRDPKAKRIHKVKLKAVKFKADKELKAELSDMQFQRSKYKPHSAGLSEVEIDMELTKYFAENQIITRKDFQNLCGMTQITAYRHIKRLIAEKKLQNKGTTHQPIYTPVPGNYKVSVDIKYKE, from the coding sequence ATGTCAGTACAATTTGAATTATACAAGACTCCCATGCCGAAGGAAAGAAAAAACAAAGTGAGATACCACGCCCGTCCGATCAGCTTTGAAACTGTGAATACAGAGAAGTTAGCGTATCGGATTCACAATCGTTGTTCACTAAGTCCATCGGATATAATAGCGACACTGGAAGAATTAAAATATGAAGTAGCCCAATGCCTCAAAGAGGGAAAGAAAGTACATATCGAAGGATTGGGATACTTACAAATCACTCTTAGTTGCAAAGAAGAAATACGTGACCCCAAAGCTAAACGGATACATAAAGTCAAATTAAAAGCTGTCAAATTCAAAGCAGATAAGGAACTTAAAGCAGAACTGTCAGATATGCAGTTTCAACGTTCGAAATACAAACCACACTCTGCCGGACTTTCTGAAGTAGAGATAGATATGGAATTGACGAAATATTTTGCCGAAAACCAAATAATCACCCGAAAAGACTTCCAGAATCTCTGTGGGATGACACAGATCACCGCCTATCGGCATATAAAAAGGCTGATTGCAGAAAAGAAACTGCAAAATAAAGGGACTACTCATCAACCTATTTATACACCGGTACCTGGTAACTACAAAGTTTCTGTAGACATAAAATACAAAGAATAA
- a CDS encoding AAA family ATPase has protein sequence MYKRAQYQIITERLKEPRHFLQMVLGPRQVGKTTVIKQVVNDLKIPYQIYSADNIPATQTSWISDCWNTARVQMRVEKLPDFILIIDEIQKIKK, from the coding sequence ATGTATAAAAGAGCACAATATCAAATCATTACAGAAAGACTGAAAGAGCCCCGGCATTTTCTACAAATGGTATTAGGACCTCGTCAAGTGGGAAAGACCACGGTTATCAAACAGGTAGTCAATGATCTGAAAATACCTTATCAAATCTATTCGGCAGACAACATTCCAGCTACGCAAACATCTTGGATTTCAGATTGTTGGAATACTGCAAGAGTCCAAATGCGGGTTGAAAAGCTACCTGATTTCATTCTGATAATCGATGAGATTCAAAAAATAAAGAAGTAG
- a CDS encoding 1-acyl-sn-glycerol-3-phosphate acyltransferase, protein MKKAIYSFIYYQLLGWKTNVTVPNYDKCVICAAPHTTNLDLFIGKLFYGAIGRKTSFMMKKEWFFFPLGVFFKAAGGIPVDRSRKTSLVDQMVHKFAEYKKFNLAITPEGTRKANPNWKKGFYFIALKARVPIILIGIDYSKKTISATKVIIPSGDINQDMKEIKLYFKDFKGKHPENFALGEF, encoded by the coding sequence ATGAAGAAAGCAATTTATAGCTTTATCTATTACCAACTGTTGGGTTGGAAGACAAATGTTACGGTACCTAATTATGATAAATGCGTGATATGTGCCGCTCCACACACGACAAACCTTGATTTATTTATTGGAAAACTATTTTATGGTGCTATAGGCCGTAAAACAAGTTTCATGATGAAAAAAGAATGGTTTTTCTTTCCGCTTGGAGTTTTTTTCAAAGCAGCGGGTGGAATTCCTGTTGACCGCAGTCGAAAAACTTCGCTAGTAGATCAGATGGTTCATAAATTTGCTGAATATAAAAAGTTTAATTTGGCTATTACTCCCGAAGGAACCCGCAAAGCGAATCCGAATTGGAAAAAGGGCTTTTATTTTATAGCCTTGAAAGCCCGGGTTCCTATCATTCTGATTGGCATTGATTACAGCAAGAAAACGATCTCGGCAACAAAAGTTATTATACCGTCAGGAGATATTAATCAAGATATGAAAGAAATCAAACTTTACTTCAAGGATTTCAAGGGAAAGCATCCGGAGAATTTTGCTCTGGGAGAGTTTTAA
- a CDS encoding amidohydrolase → MESIRISIIQTDIVWENKQENLRLLYEKLQGLRETTEIVVLPEMFSTGFSMQSKMLAEPNSGTTITTLKQWAAQFQLAICGSYIATENDRFYNRAFFLTPEGEEFYYDKRHLFRMGREAEYFSAGDKRLIIPYRGWNIRLLVCYDLRFPVWSRNINNEYDLLIYVANWPIPRRLVWDTLLRARALENQCYVCGVNRVGIDGYQLTYNGGSRVYSAFGEEIGSFPDAKEGIATVSLNLNTLKQFREKFPVWKDADEFHL, encoded by the coding sequence ATGGAGTCTATCCGCATTTCCATCATACAAACCGATATCGTTTGGGAAAATAAACAAGAAAATCTCCGTTTACTCTACGAAAAGCTACAAGGTCTTCGTGAAACAACGGAGATTGTTGTTTTACCGGAGATGTTTTCCACCGGATTCAGCATGCAGAGTAAAATGCTGGCGGAGCCAAATTCCGGAACGACCATTACAACACTCAAACAATGGGCTGCCCAATTTCAGCTAGCTATTTGTGGAAGCTACATAGCAACTGAAAACGACCGGTTCTATAATCGGGCATTCTTCCTGACACCGGAAGGAGAAGAATTCTATTATGACAAACGCCACCTGTTTCGTATGGGAAGGGAAGCTGAATATTTCTCGGCCGGTGATAAACGACTTATCATCCCCTACCGTGGATGGAATATCCGCCTGTTAGTTTGCTATGATCTCCGCTTTCCTGTATGGAGCCGGAACATAAATAACGAGTATGACCTTTTAATATACGTAGCCAACTGGCCTATCCCCCGTCGTCTGGTTTGGGACACTCTACTCCGAGCACGTGCTTTGGAAAATCAATGTTATGTATGCGGTGTCAACAGAGTGGGTATAGATGGATATCAGCTTACATATAATGGAGGAAGCAGAGTTTATTCGGCTTTCGGAGAAGAAATCGGCTCATTCCCAGATGCAAAGGAAGGAATAGCTACTGTGAGTCTTAATCTGAATACTCTCAAGCAATTCAGAGAGAAGTTCCCGGTATGGAAAGATGCAGACGAATTCCATCTGTGA
- a CDS encoding glucosamine-6-phosphate deaminase: MKTNLSSQISLHRVSPRYYRPENAFEKSVLTRLEKIPTDIYESVEEGANYIAREIAQTIREKQKAGRFCVLALPGGDSPRHVYTELIRMYKEEGLSFRNVIVFNMYEYYPLSPDAVNSNFNALKSMLLDHIDIDKQNIFTPDGSIAKDTIFEYCRLYEQRIESFGGIDIALLGIGRVGNIAFNEPGSRLNSTTRLILLDNASRNEASKIFGTLDNTPISSITMGVSTILGAKKVYLLAWGENKAAMIKECVEGAITDTIPASYLQTHNNAHVALDLSAAMNLTRIQRPWLVTSCEWNDKLIRSAIVWLCQLTGKPILKLTNKDYNENGLSELLALYGSAYNVNIKIFNDLQHTITGWPGGKPNADDTYRPERAKPYPKRVIIFSPHPDDDVISMGGTLRRLVEQKHEVHVAYETSGNIAVGDEEVVRFMHFINGFNQLFNNSEDLVINEKYAEIRRFLKEKKDGDMDSRDILTIKGLIRRGEARTACTYNNIPLERCHFLDLPFYETGKIQKNPISEADVEIVRNLLREVKPHQIFVAGDLADPHGTHRVCTDAVFAAVDLEKEEGAKWLKDCRIWMYRGAWAEWEIENIEMAVPISPEELRAKRNSILKHQSQMESAPFLGNDERLFWQRSEDRNRGTATLYDKLGLASYEAMEAFVEYIPL; this comes from the coding sequence ATGAAAACAAATCTTAGTTCTCAGATCAGTCTCCACCGGGTCTCCCCCAGATACTACAGACCGGAGAATGCATTTGAAAAATCAGTCTTGACAAGACTCGAGAAAATTCCTACAGACATCTACGAATCCGTAGAAGAAGGTGCTAATTATATTGCGCGCGAAATAGCACAAACCATACGCGAAAAACAAAAGGCAGGACGTTTCTGTGTATTGGCACTCCCCGGAGGTGATTCACCCAGACACGTATATACCGAACTTATCCGTATGTATAAGGAAGAGGGACTTAGCTTCCGCAATGTGATCGTATTTAATATGTATGAGTATTATCCACTGTCTCCCGATGCAGTCAACAGTAACTTCAATGCTTTGAAGAGTATGTTGCTGGATCACATCGACATCGACAAACAGAATATATTCACTCCCGATGGAAGCATTGCCAAAGATACCATCTTCGAGTATTGTCGTCTGTACGAACAACGCATTGAAAGCTTTGGAGGTATCGATATTGCTTTGTTGGGTATTGGTCGTGTAGGTAACATTGCGTTCAACGAACCGGGTTCCCGACTGAACTCTACCACTCGTTTGATTTTGTTGGATAATGCATCACGCAATGAGGCATCCAAAATTTTCGGAACGTTGGATAATACTCCGATCAGTTCTATTACAATGGGTGTATCCACTATTCTTGGTGCCAAGAAAGTGTATCTGCTTGCATGGGGGGAGAATAAAGCAGCCATGATCAAAGAATGTGTGGAAGGTGCGATTACGGATACAATTCCTGCTTCTTACCTACAAACTCACAACAATGCACATGTGGCTCTCGATCTTTCAGCAGCCATGAACTTAACACGTATTCAACGTCCGTGGCTGGTAACTTCTTGCGAATGGAATGATAAACTAATCCGTAGTGCTATCGTTTGGTTGTGTCAGTTGACCGGCAAACCGATTCTGAAGTTGACAAATAAAGACTATAACGAAAACGGTTTGAGTGAACTTCTGGCACTTTACGGTTCTGCGTACAATGTAAACATCAAAATCTTCAATGATTTACAGCACACTATTACCGGATGGCCGGGTGGCAAACCTAATGCTGATGACACCTACCGTCCGGAACGTGCAAAACCGTATCCGAAACGTGTAATCATCTTCTCTCCGCATCCGGATGATGACGTTATTTCGATGGGTGGTACGCTTCGTCGCTTGGTAGAACAGAAACATGAAGTACACGTAGCTTACGAAACTTCCGGCAATATCGCCGTTGGGGACGAAGAAGTAGTTCGTTTCATGCATTTCATCAACGGATTCAACCAGCTCTTCAATAATAGCGAAGATTTGGTTATCAATGAGAAATATGCAGAAATACGTAGATTCCTGAAAGAGAAGAAAGATGGTGATATGGACAGTCGTGACATTCTGACTATCAAAGGTCTGATTCGTCGTGGTGAAGCCCGTACAGCTTGTACTTATAATAATATACCATTGGAACGATGCCACTTCCTAGACTTGCCGTTCTATGAAACAGGTAAGATTCAGAAAAACCCGATCAGTGAAGCAGACGTGGAAATCGTACGTAACTTGCTTCGTGAAGTGAAACCTCATCAGATTTTCGTTGCCGGCGACTTAGCCGACCCACATGGAACTCACCGTGTATGTACAGACGCTGTATTTGCAGCTGTCGATCTTGAAAAAGAAGAAGGTGCCAAATGGCTGAAAGACTGTCGTATCTGGATGTATCGTGGTGCGTGGGCTGAATGGGAAATCGAAAATATTGAAATGGCAGTACCCATCAGTCCGGAAGAACTTCGTGCAAAACGTAACTCTATCCTGAAACATCAGTCGCAGATGGAAAGTGCTCCGTTCCTGGGTAACGACGAACGTTTGTTCTGGCAACGTAGCGAAGACCGTAACCGTGGTACAGCTACTTTGTATGATAAGTTAGGACTGGCTTCTTACGAAGCAATGGAAGCATTTGTAGAATACATTCCTTTATAA
- a CDS encoding xanthan lyase, with product MKKIIVFLLCLTVSANFLFAQDIERNVKERLTDYFKKYTATAKISTPKLNSFDINYDRKTIAIYASESFAYQPFRPETVENIYNQVKKLLPGPVHYYQLTIYADGKPIEDLVPNFYRNKKKDKERLSLNVDYKGAPWVKNISRPYEISRGLQDRHIAIWQSHGNYFKNDKDEWGWQRPRLFCTTEDMFTQSFVLPYVIPMLENAGAIVYTPRERDTQKNEIIVDNDTPNASLYLEVGSKKTNWTNAPVRGFAQKKTIYKEGENPFTDGSCRFIPTQRKKKKNKDQVFAEWVPTLPATGKYAVYVSYQTLPNSVSDAKYLVFHNGGVTEFKVNQKIGGGTWVYLGTFEFDKGNNDYGMVVLSNESSEHGVVCADAVRFGGGMGNIARGGRTSGLPRYLEGARYSAQWAGMPYEVYAGRKGENDYTDDINTRSNAINYLSGNSVYNPKQSGLGVPLEIAMSLHSDAGCSKTDELIGSLGIYTTNFNNGKLNTGTDRYASRDLADILLTQIQKDVYSSYSIPWTRRSMWNRNYSETRLPATPSTIIELLSHQNFADMQFGHDPNFKFTVGRAIYKGILQFITSQHDKEYIVQPLPVSNFAIQFGKKKNTLELSWKGEDDPLEPTARPREYIVYTRIGYGGFDNGTLVSKTSHTVKIEPGLVYSFKVTAVNRGGESFPSEILSAYKAKREQEKVIIINGFDRISGPAVINTSDKAGFDLSQDPGVPYISNISFCGAQTGFDRTQAGKEGKGSLGHSGNELEGMKIAGNTFDYPFIHGKAIQAAGKYSFVSCSDEAVENGLVTLEDYPVVDYILGLEKEDPANKAYYKTFSSAMQRIMTSYCQSGGNLFVSGAYVGSDMSGTQGNREFTEKILKYGYQGSLTDKSSNQIKGLGRTITIPRLPNENSYAVPAVDCIVPVDTAFPVFTYAPGNQSAGIAYKGNYRTFVLGFPFESIQSEADRATMMAGILGFFTQK from the coding sequence ATGAAAAAAATAATAGTGTTCCTTCTATGCCTTACTGTAAGTGCTAATTTTCTTTTCGCTCAAGATATTGAAAGAAATGTAAAAGAACGGCTGACGGATTACTTCAAAAAATATACCGCAACAGCCAAAATCAGCACTCCTAAACTGAACAGTTTCGATATAAATTATGATCGCAAGACAATTGCAATCTATGCATCGGAAAGTTTCGCCTATCAGCCTTTCCGTCCGGAAACTGTAGAAAACATTTATAATCAAGTTAAAAAACTGCTTCCGGGCCCTGTTCATTATTATCAGCTCACTATTTATGCAGATGGAAAACCTATTGAGGATTTGGTACCTAATTTCTACCGGAATAAGAAAAAGGATAAGGAACGGTTATCTTTAAATGTAGATTATAAAGGAGCTCCCTGGGTGAAAAACATTTCACGCCCCTATGAAATTTCACGCGGATTGCAAGACCGTCATATCGCAATCTGGCAAAGCCATGGCAACTATTTCAAAAATGATAAAGACGAATGGGGATGGCAACGCCCTCGATTATTCTGCACCACGGAAGATATGTTCACTCAATCTTTCGTTCTTCCATACGTGATTCCCATGTTGGAGAATGCTGGAGCGATTGTTTATACTCCCCGTGAACGGGATACGCAAAAAAATGAGATCATTGTAGATAATGACACTCCCAACGCTTCCCTTTATTTGGAAGTGGGTAGCAAAAAAACTAATTGGACAAATGCCCCGGTAAGAGGCTTTGCTCAAAAGAAAACGATCTATAAAGAGGGAGAAAATCCTTTCACTGATGGGAGTTGTCGTTTTATTCCAACACAAAGAAAGAAAAAGAAGAATAAAGACCAAGTATTTGCCGAATGGGTCCCCACTCTACCGGCAACAGGCAAGTATGCTGTTTATGTTTCTTATCAGACACTCCCCAATAGTGTAAGCGACGCTAAATATCTGGTATTCCATAACGGAGGAGTAACCGAATTTAAAGTTAATCAGAAAATAGGTGGAGGCACATGGGTTTACCTCGGAACTTTTGAATTCGATAAAGGGAACAACGATTACGGCATGGTAGTACTTAGCAACGAGAGCAGCGAACATGGAGTTGTATGCGCTGATGCAGTACGTTTTGGAGGTGGAATGGGAAACATTGCCCGTGGAGGAAGAACCAGCGGGCTGCCCCGTTATTTGGAAGGAGCACGCTACTCTGCGCAATGGGCGGGAATGCCATACGAAGTATATGCAGGACGTAAAGGTGAAAACGACTATACAGATGACATCAATACACGCTCCAACGCTATCAATTATTTGTCGGGCAATTCTGTCTACAACCCGAAACAATCGGGTTTAGGCGTACCTTTGGAAATAGCGATGTCGTTGCACAGTGATGCCGGATGCAGCAAGACTGATGAGCTTATCGGATCGCTCGGTATCTATACCACCAATTTCAATAATGGAAAGCTGAATACAGGAACGGACCGGTATGCATCACGTGATTTAGCCGATATTCTACTCACACAGATTCAAAAAGATGTTTATTCAAGTTACAGCATCCCTTGGACACGCCGCAGTATGTGGAACCGAAATTACAGTGAAACACGTCTCCCGGCTACGCCTTCTACGATTATCGAACTGCTCTCCCATCAGAACTTCGCAGATATGCAGTTTGGGCATGATCCGAACTTCAAGTTTACAGTGGGACGAGCCATTTACAAAGGTATTTTGCAGTTCATTACCAGCCAGCATGATAAAGAATATATAGTTCAGCCCCTGCCAGTCAGCAATTTCGCCATTCAATTCGGAAAGAAAAAAAATACGCTGGAACTTTCATGGAAAGGCGAAGATGATCCACTAGAACCGACTGCACGCCCACGAGAATACATCGTATATACACGCATCGGTTATGGAGGCTTTGACAATGGAACCTTAGTCAGCAAAACGTCCCACACCGTTAAAATAGAACCGGGGCTCGTTTATTCATTCAAAGTGACTGCCGTAAACCGCGGCGGGGAAAGTTTTCCCTCCGAAATCCTTTCCGCTTATAAAGCCAAACGCGAACAGGAAAAGGTAATTATCATCAATGGCTTTGACAGGATCAGCGGTCCGGCGGTCATTAATACTTCTGATAAAGCAGGATTCGATTTATCACAAGACCCCGGAGTTCCATATATATCAAACATTTCGTTTTGCGGAGCACAAACAGGTTTTGACCGTACACAAGCTGGAAAAGAAGGGAAAGGCAGCCTGGGACATAGCGGAAACGAGTTAGAAGGAATGAAAATAGCAGGGAATACATTCGATTATCCTTTTATTCATGGAAAAGCGATTCAGGCAGCCGGCAAATATAGTTTTGTGTCATGCAGTGACGAAGCAGTAGAAAACGGATTGGTTACGTTAGAAGATTATCCGGTGGTAGATTATATTCTGGGACTGGAAAAAGAAGATCCCGCAAATAAAGCGTACTACAAGACATTCTCCTCGGCTATGCAACGAATTATGACCAGTTATTGTCAGTCGGGAGGTAATCTATTTGTCAGCGGTGCTTATGTAGGAAGTGATATGAGCGGCACACAAGGCAACCGGGAGTTTACAGAGAAAATACTGAAATATGGTTATCAAGGTAGCCTGACGGATAAAAGTTCGAACCAGATTAAAGGATTAGGGCGCACAATCACGATCCCACGCCTGCCCAACGAGAACAGTTATGCGGTTCCTGCAGTGGATTGTATTGTTCCCGTAGATACTGCCTTCCCCGTATTTACGTATGCCCCCGGTAATCAGAGTGCAGGTATTGCCTACAAAGGAAACTACCGTACTTTTGTATTGGGTTTTCCTTTTGAAAGTATCCAGTCGGAAGCGGATCGGGCAACCATGATGGCAGGCATCCTGGGATTCTTTACTCAAAAATAA
- a CDS encoding sulfurtransferase TusA family protein: protein MITVDTRGITAYSPLIPAIKAMCTASPGETIEIIMSHADAFQDLKEYLSEKGVGFREIYDGEQMTLQFTINGKFKKNSQ, encoded by the coding sequence ATGATTACGGTAGACACCCGAGGAATAACGGCATACAGTCCGCTGATTCCTGCAATAAAAGCTATGTGCACTGCTTCTCCGGGCGAAACGATAGAGATTATCATGAGCCATGCCGATGCGTTTCAGGATCTAAAGGAATATCTGTCCGAGAAAGGTGTCGGGTTCCGTGAAATCTATGACGGAGAACAAATGACATTACAGTTCACAATCAACGGGAAGTTTAAAAAAAACTCCCAATGA